A genomic region of Lodderomyces elongisporus chromosome 5, complete sequence contains the following coding sequences:
- the OPT6 gene encoding oligopeptide transporter 6: protein MAGHEYIELESFSDNSSDFNSKQSHDNKTSSSFSLTALNKAQLLLILLRLGVISDDVYETGVLPSPSKFSQGTKYMIEKITSLSVFDAIEILRNALADHKEDVNFLREDYRLLERLVSQIPEGFGERKDDCNDKIKRNSEKVIEERYIDTFKNKTYLHIIDWDLQVRLEAALIEFHSPYPEIRAITDPYDDPNVPVETFRCYFIGFTWTFIGSIINSFFVHRMPSIGLNSHTIQILLLPCGKLWERFVPNKKIALGSLSFELNSGPWTYKEMMLSTIIYSCSASIPYSIYNIFVMKIDKFYGLKWVGIVFQILLTISTQFLGFSFAMIMKKVCVYPSKAIWPTLLPTIALNKALMNEGENNKVHGWSISRYKFFMIVGVCSFIYNWVPMHLFQALSNFNWPTWFNPSSIHLTNIAGSTMGLGLNPLPTFDWNQLNAGGCLTVPFYTYMNKYLGSLLGFIVILIVYYTNNYYTAFLPINSNRLFNNKAEVYKVHDILNEKNQFDHGKYQDIGPPYFSAANLVLYGAYFCLYPFAILYHFVTEWSSTRASFHSVWLSITDAFGKGKGNETQTGAEHRFGRYASDAHCKMMAKYDDVPDSWFIAILVVSTLFAVATVLFYPVETPVWGIFFTILINFIFLIPLTAIASVTGFSFGLNVLVELIVGYAIPNSGLALITLKAFGYNIDSQASNYITDQKLAHYSKVPPRAIFKGQLISTLINIVVSLTVANWQLAHIPDICDSHQKDKLSCPGANTYFYSSIQYGEIGPAKVFSGIYPILKWCFLLGALLVLPCVWFKKNGPQRLTMYFQPSIIIGGFLDFAPYNLSYFTGGLYLSYIFMYQIKKNYLLWWEKYNYILTSALSAGVAFSSLLIFFTVQYHPRELKWWGNLVSQQGIEGGYLPDIWKDVSTAPDGYIGLRKGNYP, encoded by the coding sequence ATGGCAGGTCATGAGTACATTGAGCTAGAATCGTTTTCAGATAACTCTAGTGACTTTAACAGTAAACAGCTGCATGATAATAAGACCTCGTCAAGTTTCTCATTGACAGCTCTCAATAAAGCACAGCTTCTATTAATCTTGCTAAGACTCGGAGTCATTAGCGATGATGTTTACGAAACAGGAGTTTTGCCTTCTCCGAGCAAATTTTCACAAGGCACAAAGTAtatgattgaaaaaatcaCTAGTCTATCAGTTTTTGATGCAATTGAAATATTACGAAATGCGCTAGCAGATCACAAAGAAGATGTCAATTTTCTTCGTGAAGATTACCGGCTTCTTGAAAGATTAGTGAGTCAAATCCCCGAAGGATTTGGAGAACGCAAGGACGACTGCAatgataaaataaagagaaatcTGGAGAAAGTTATAGAGGAGAGATATATTGATACGttcaaaaacaagacaTACTTGCATATCATCGACTGGGATTTACAGGTACGACTCGAAGCAGCATTGATTGAGTTTCACTCGCCCTATCCAGAAATTAGAGCCATTACTGACCCCTACGATGACCCCAATGTGCCAGTAGAGACTTTTCGATGCTATTTCATAGGGTTTACCTGGACATTTATCGGATCTATTATTAATAGTTTCTTTGTCCATAGAATGCCCAGTATTGGGCTTAATTCGCATACAATCCAGATATTGCTATTACCATGTGGGAAATTGTGGGAAAGATTTGTAcccaataaaaaaatagcaCTAGGTCTGCTATCGTTTGAATTGAATTCGGGGCCATGGACGTATAAAGAAATGATGCTTTCTACAATTATATACCTGTGCTCTGCAAGCATCCCTTACCTGATCTACAACATTTTTGTGATGAAAATCGACAAATTTTATGGCCTCAAATGGGTCGGCATAGTCTTTCAAATATTGCTCACGATATCAACGCAGTTTCTAGGCTTTAGTTTTGCAATGATTATGAAAAAGGTTTGTGTTTATCCAAGCAAAGCCATTTGGCCAACACTACTTCCAACAATTGCATTAAACAAGGCTTTGATGAATGAGGGcgaaaataataaagttCACGGGTGGAGCATATCTCGATACAAATTCTTCATGATTGTTGGCGTTTGCAGCTTCATTTACAACTGGGTCCCAATGCACTTATTCCAAGCACTTTCAAACTTCAACTGGCCTACATGGTTCAACCCATCACTGATACATTTAACCAATATTGCCGGCTCCACAATGGGATTGGGGCTTAACCCACTACCAACGTTTGATTGGAACCAGCTCAATGCAGGTGGTTGCTTAACCGTTCCGTTTTACACGTATATGAACAAATATTTGGGTAGTCTCTTGGGGTTTATTGTGATCTTGATTGTTTATTACACAAATAACTACTATACAGCATTTCTCCCTATAAACTCAAATAGATTGTTCAACAATAAAGCCGAGGTTTACAAAGTTCATGATATTTTGAATGAAAAGAACCAATTTGACCATGGAAAATATCAAGATATTGGACCGCCATATTTTTCTGCTGCGAACTTGGTGCTCTATGGTGCATATTTCTGCCTCTATCCATTTGCAATACTATATCATTTCGTCACTGAATGGAGTTCGACGAGAGCAAGTTTTCATAGCGTATGGCTTTCAATAACTGATGCATTtgggaaaggaaaaggaaatgaaacACAAACTGGTGCAGAACACCGTTTTGGTAGATATGCCTCTGATGCTCATTGCAAGATGATGGCCAAATATGATGATGTTCCAGACTCGTGGTTCATTGCAATATTGGTGGTGAGTACCTTGTTTGCTGTTGCCACTGTACTTTTTTACCCAGTAGAGACACCAGTGTGGggaatttttttcactattttgatcaactttatttttctaaTTCCGTTAACAGCAATTGCTTCAGTTACCGGGTTTTCATTTGGATTGAATGTGTTGGTTGAACTCATTGTTGGATATGCTATACCCAACTCGGGATTGGCATTGATAACATTGAAAGCATTTGGCTACAACATCGATTCTCAAGCAAGTAACTATATCACAGACCAGAAGTTGGCACACTATTCCAAAGTTCCGCCAAGGGCGATCTTCAAGGGACAATTAATCTCAACCTTGATTAATATTGTTGTGTCGTTAACGGTTGCAAATTGGCAGCTTGCACATATACCCGATATTTGTGATTCGCACCAAAAAGATAAATTGAGTTGTCCCGGAGCAAATACATATTTCTACTCGAGCATTCAGTATGGAGAGATTGGACCTGCAAAAGTATTTAGTGGTATTTACCCTATTCTCAAATGGTGTTTTTTACTTGGCGCATTATTAGTTTTACCGTGTGTTtggtttaaaaaaaatgggcCTCAGAGATTAACAATGTATTTCCAGCCCAGTATCATCATTGGCGGGTTCCTCGATTTTGCTCCGTACAATCTCCTGTACTTTACTGGCGGGCTATATCTTTCATATATTTTCATGTACCAAATTAAGAAGAATTACTTGCTTTGGTGGGAAAAGTATAATTATATCTTGACGAGTGCATTATCTGCTGGTGTTGCGTTTAGttcattgttgatattCTTTACGGTACAATATCATCCTCGAGAGTTGAAGTGGTGGGGCAACTTGGTCAGTCAGCAGGGCATTGAAGGCGGGTATTTACCTGACATATGGAAGGATGTGTCAACTGCGCCTGATGGGTATATTGGTTTGCGTAAGGGCAACTATCCAtag
- the OMA1 gene encoding metalloendopeptidase (MEROPS:MER0026545), translating to MFRRIFQTHSNATKTFSIFKWSKSPHITSPRFTNFFQNTSHRRGYASYRRFGDQNSNGFNTSSPLTQYYIQLLTSRKALYIGGGLIAFYIYNLHETPYTHRRRFIWIPFWIEQKIGDYSYRQIMAQYGSMILPHSNPLYARIGGIMNKLLATAIENDENLKQRQHLQQLHWEINIIQNDQLPPNAFILPNGKIFIFSSILPICQNDDGIATVLSHELSHQLAQHSSEQLSSQPFYMALSTILYSLTGISWFNDMLINGLLTMPASREMETEADHIGCEILAKSCFNPRQAVKFWERMGNMEQKLMQSSRGIGSGGLVGEWFSSHPATSKRIHDIETWMPQLVEIRESSECYEYGKFHNFNSNFFGKQL from the coding sequence ATGTTTAGACGAATATTCCAAACACATTCAAATGCCACAAAgacattttccattttcaaatgGTCGAAATCGCCACATATTACTTCCCCACGTTTCACcaacttttttcaaaacactaGCCACCGCCGGGGATATGCGTCATATCGTCGATTTGGTGACCAAAACTCCAATGGTTTCAACACATCGTCACCCCTTACACAGTATTACATCCAACTCCTTACCAGTCGTAAGGCACTCTATATTGGGGGAGGACTCATTgcattttatatatataacctTCATGAGACACCCTATACGCATCGTCGCCGGTTTATATGGATCCCCTTTTGGATTGAACAGAAAATAGGCGATTACTCTTATAGACAGATTATGGCACAATATGGACTGATGATTTTGCCCCATCTGAATCCATTGTATGCACGTATTGGAGGGATAATGAATAAACTATTGGCAACAGCAATTGAGAATGACGAAAACTTGAAGCAAAGACAACACTTGCAACAATTGCACTGGGAAATCAACATTATCCAAAATGATCAATTACCACCAAATGCATTCATCTTGCCCAATGGTAAAATATTTATCTTTTCCTCAATCTTACCCATATGCCAAAACGATGATGGAATTGCCACGGTGTTGTCACACGAGTTATCGCACCAATTGGCACAACATTCAAGCGAACAATTGAGCTCACAACCATTTTACATGGCATTGCTGACCATCTTATACTCTCTTACTGGTATCAGTTGGTTCAACGATATGTTGATAAATGGCTTACTCACGATGCCTGCATCTAGAGAGATGGAGACAGAAGCCGACCATATTGGGTGTGAGATTTTGGCCAAAAGTTGCTTTAACCCAAGACAAGCGGTAAAGTTTTGGGAAAGGATGGGCAATATGGAACAGAAATTGATGCAACTGAGTAGAGGCATTGGAAGCGGAGGTTTGGTTGGAGAATGGTTCTCTTCGCACCCTGCAACAAGCAAAAGAATACATGATATTGAAACGTGGATGCCACAATTAGTCGAGATTAGAGAAAGTTCCGAGTGTTATGAGTATGGCAAATTCCACAACTTTAACAGCAACTTTTTTGGTAAACAACTTTAA
- the SKG1 gene encoding suppressor of lethality of KEX2 GAS1 double null mutant protein 1: MANSNALAVGLAVGIPSALIIGVVLIFWYKNQRKLRKEDLDDNFIERELQDDHSFKMFQDELHTTYDQKKGPESVDIQLKEQAVSDTSNGSSESGLENELQHQQQPEGSAHPYAQHLKLHQAARQSPFEQQQQQQPSRQPTQYYQQQQHQQQQQQQQQLPPHQRQISSYDFYNTFIPTFTSDNNNSYASSTLPPPTAPTAPTQVANDGTYSSSSRAHSSSDLAKGVANIFSSKNRSNSVNNTNNNNSTNNVHNLSDSTASSILLSSNNNNSNNNNNNNNNSNNSNSNNVSQPIHSRSTSNDLDTLAKQLNNSAFFEKLPSKAAAAAGNVNIKPRYPSVSNTMKNNSSSDLINNHLVGEDSAINDHFTYEAAMVEVSPKKASKLNNEIKQEDNAKEVATYAKDQSLQIPKDE; this comes from the coding sequence ATGGCAAATTCAAATGCATTGGCAGTAGGATTAGCTGTGGGTATCCCATCAGCACTCATCATCGGTGTAGTGCTAATATTCTGGTACAAGAACCAACGCAAATTGCGCAAAGAAGACTTGGACGACAATTTCATTGAAAGGGAGTTGCAAGATGATCACAGCTTCAAAATGTTCCAAGACGAACTACACACTACATATGACCAAAAGAAAGGGCCAGAGCTGGTTGACATCCAATTAAAAGAGCAGGCTGTTTCCGACACCTCGAATGGTAGTTCAGAAAGCGGATTGGAAAACGAATTgcaacatcaacagcaaccCGAAGGCTCCGCTCATCCATATGCTCAACATTTGAAACTACACCAAGCAGCAAGACAACTGCCGtttgaacaacaacaacaacaacaaccactgAGACAACCTACTCAATactaccaacaacaacaacaccagcaacaacaacaacaacaacaacaacttccACCCCATCAAAGACAAATCTCTTCATACGATTTTTACAACACCTTCATTCCAACATTTACATCGGATAATAACAACTCATATGCCTCTTCaacactaccaccaccaacagcaCCAACAGCACCAACACAAGTTGCCAACGATGGTACATACTCTAGCTCATCGCGCGCACATTCATCCTCTGATTTGGCAAAAGGTGTTGCCAACATCTTTAGCAGCAAAAATAGACTGAACTCagtcaacaacaccaataataataacagcACAAATAATGTGCACAATTTATCAGACAGCACAGCATCTTCAATCTTACTTTCAagcaataataacaatagcaataacaataacaataacaataacaatagcaataactccaacagcaacaatgTCTCACAACCTATCCACTCGAGGTCAACATCAAACGACTTGGACACGTTGGCCAAACAATTGAATAACTCGGccttttttgaaaagttaCCAAGtaaagcagcagcagcagcaggtAACGTTAACATCAAACCACGGTACCCTTCAGTATCTAATACTATGAAAAATAACTCCAGTTCCGACTTGATCAATAACCACTTGGTTGGTGAGGACTCGGCAATCAATGACCATTTCACTTATGAAGCAGCAATGGTTGAAGTGAGTCCAAAGAAGGCAAGCAAATTGAATAATGAGATAAAACAAGAGGACAATGCAAAAGAAGTGGCCACTTATGCTAAGGATCAAAGTTTGCAAATCCCCAAAGATGAGTAA
- a CDS encoding uncharacterized protein (BUSCO:EOG09265LIB), translating into MFSLIRGRSISQVQRWTSTRSVLNLRTFLLSTRCNQELNQTKRKPPLISFDQNSQHPSSRVPEEKAVDANGDPLITVERDLPYPYAKRDENRKYFVVFAIGMTLACLVIFNYEKSSSPIINSVLYYLRRSTIGQDALGKDIDFASSWPWIWGTLNTVQGKIDIKFKVKGFERSGYLVLKAERESKRHPFEVEKFVLEVDTKDSKVEYDLMTDPEYEFDL; encoded by the coding sequence ATGTTTTCACTTATAAGAGGCAGAAGTATCTCACAAGTCCAGCGATGGACGAGTACAAGAAGTGTTTTAAACTTGCGcacttttttgctttctacTCGTTGTAATCAGGAGTTGAACCAAACGAAACGAAAGCCACCATTGATTTCGTTTGACCAGAATAGCCAGCATCCATCGTCAAGGGTGCCTGAGGAAAAAGCAGTTGATGCCAATGGCGATCCACTAATCACGGTAGAGCGTGATTTACCTTATCCCTATGCCAAGCGTGATGAGAATAGGAaatattttgttgtttttgccATTGGTATGACATTGGCATGTTTGGTGATTTTTAATTATGAGAAATCGTCGTCACCCATTATAAATTCTGTGCTTTACTACTTGCGAAGATCCACTATTGGTCAGGATGCTTTGGGCAAGGATATTGATTTTGCTTCTAGTTGGCCATGGATTTGGGGTACTTTAAACACAGTACAGGGTAAGATTGATATCAAGTTCAAGGTTAAAGGTTTTGAGCGTTCGGGCtatttggttttgaaaGCTGAGAGGGAGTCTAAGAGACATCCCTTTGAGGTagaaaaatttgttttggagGTGGACACTAAGGATAGTAAAGTTGAGTACGATTTAATGACTGATCCGGAATACGAGTTTGATCTTTAG